One window from the genome of [Mycobacterium] stephanolepidis encodes:
- the hsaA gene encoding 3-hydroxy-9,10-secoandrosta-1,3,5(10)-triene-9,17-dione monooxygenase oxygenase subunit, translating to MTTTEQRDEIQAVLAGIDDLLPILRKRAQETEDLRRLPDATVAELQEIGFFKLLQPSQWGGYETAPTTFYEAVRRLGSACGSTGWVSSIIGVHNWHLALFDQKAQEEVWGDDTNVRVSSSYAPMGAGVVVDGGYLVNGAWNWSSGCDHATWAFLGGPVIKDGRPVDFGSFLIPRTEYRIDDVWNVVGLRGTGSNTVVVKDVFVPSHRFLSYKKMNDQTAGGYETNTAPVYKMPWGTMHPTTITAPIMGMAYGAYDAHVEAQGKRVRAAYAGEKAKDDPFTKVRVAEAASDIDAGWRQLIGNVGDEYTLISAGQEVPFELRAAARRDQVRATGRAIASIDLLFENSGATALSNDAPVQRFWRDAHAGRVHAANDAERAYQIWGNHAFELPATDTMV from the coding sequence GTGACGACGACCGAACAGCGGGACGAGATTCAGGCGGTTCTCGCAGGAATTGACGACCTGCTGCCGATCCTGCGCAAGCGCGCGCAGGAGACCGAGGACCTGCGGCGTCTGCCTGACGCCACGGTCGCCGAACTGCAGGAGATCGGCTTCTTCAAGCTGCTGCAGCCCTCGCAGTGGGGTGGATACGAGACCGCTCCCACCACCTTCTACGAGGCGGTGCGTCGTTTGGGCAGCGCCTGCGGCTCCACCGGTTGGGTCTCCTCGATCATCGGTGTGCACAACTGGCACCTGGCCCTGTTCGACCAGAAGGCGCAGGAAGAGGTGTGGGGCGACGACACGAACGTGCGCGTGTCCTCCTCGTACGCGCCGATGGGTGCCGGCGTTGTCGTCGACGGCGGGTACCTGGTCAACGGTGCGTGGAACTGGTCCTCGGGGTGTGACCACGCCACCTGGGCGTTCCTCGGTGGTCCCGTGATCAAGGACGGCCGTCCGGTCGACTTCGGCAGCTTCCTGATCCCGCGTACCGAGTACCGGATCGACGACGTGTGGAACGTTGTGGGTCTGCGTGGCACCGGCAGCAACACCGTGGTCGTCAAGGACGTGTTCGTGCCGTCGCACCGGTTCCTGTCGTACAAGAAGATGAACGACCAGACCGCCGGCGGCTACGAGACCAACACAGCACCTGTGTACAAGATGCCTTGGGGCACCATGCATCCCACCACCATTACCGCGCCGATCATGGGTATGGCCTACGGTGCCTACGACGCCCACGTCGAGGCACAGGGCAAGCGTGTGCGCGCGGCGTACGCCGGTGAGAAGGCCAAGGATGATCCGTTCACCAAGGTGCGGGTGGCCGAGGCCGCCAGCGATATCGACGCCGGGTGGCGCCAGTTGATCGGGAATGTGGGCGATGAGTACACGCTCATCTCGGCGGGCCAGGAGGTTCCGTTCGAGTTGCGCGCGGCGGCCCGCCGGGACCAGGTGCGTGCCACCGGCCGAGCGATCGCCTCGATCGACCTGCTGTTCGAGAACTCCGGTGCTACCGCGCTGTCCAATGACGCACCGGTCCAGCGATTCTGGCGTGATGCCCACGCCGGTCGTGTGCACGCCGCCAACGACGCCGAGCGGGCATACCAAATCTGGGGTAACCACGCCTTCGAGCTGCCCGCCACCGACACAATGGTTTAA
- the hsaC gene encoding iron-dependent extradiol dioxygenase HsaC, producing the protein MDAIRSLGYMRIEATDMAAWREYGLKILGMVEGKGTVDGALYLRMDDFPARLVIFPGQHDRLSVTGWEAANAAGLQQVREALEANGTPYKEGTAQEKAERRVDELIIFEDPSGNIQEVFHGVALEHRRVVSPYGHKFVTEEQGLGHVVLSTKNDAESLHFYRDVLGFKLRDSMRLPPQMLGRPADGEPAWLRFFGCNPRHHSLAFLPMPTPSGIVHLMVEVENSDDVGLCLDRALRRKVPMSASLGRHVNDLMLSFYMKTPGGFDIEFGCEGRQVEDESWVARESTAVSLWGHDFTIGAKLNQ; encoded by the coding sequence ATGGACGCCATCCGCTCACTGGGATACATGCGCATCGAGGCCACCGACATGGCGGCCTGGCGTGAGTACGGGCTCAAGATCCTCGGCATGGTCGAGGGCAAGGGCACGGTTGACGGTGCGCTGTACCTGCGCATGGACGACTTCCCCGCCCGTCTGGTGATCTTCCCCGGCCAACACGATCGGCTGTCGGTCACCGGGTGGGAGGCCGCCAATGCCGCCGGACTGCAACAGGTCCGGGAGGCGTTGGAAGCCAACGGCACTCCCTACAAGGAGGGCACCGCACAGGAGAAGGCCGAGCGCCGTGTCGATGAGCTGATCATCTTCGAGGATCCGTCGGGCAACATCCAAGAGGTCTTCCACGGCGTTGCCCTGGAACATCGCCGGGTGGTGAGCCCGTACGGGCACAAGTTCGTCACCGAAGAGCAGGGCCTGGGTCACGTGGTGCTGTCGACCAAGAACGACGCCGAGTCGCTGCATTTCTACCGAGATGTACTGGGGTTCAAGCTGCGTGACTCCATGCGGCTTCCACCGCAGATGCTGGGGCGTCCCGCCGACGGCGAGCCGGCCTGGCTGCGCTTCTTCGGCTGCAACCCGCGTCACCACAGCCTGGCGTTCTTGCCGATGCCGACCCCGAGCGGGATCGTGCACCTCATGGTCGAGGTGGAGAACTCCGACGATGTGGGCCTGTGCCTGGACCGTGCGCTGCGTCGCAAGGTGCCGATGTCGGCCAGCTTGGGGCGGCATGTCAACGACTTGATGCTGTCCTTCTACATGAAGACACCGGGTGGATTCGACATCGAATTTGGTTGCGAGGGTCGCCAGGTCGAAGACGAGTCCTGGGTTGCGCGGGAGAGCACCGCGGTCAGTCTGTGGGGCCACGACTTCACCATCGGTGCGAAGCTGAACCAGTGA
- a CDS encoding agmatine deiminase family protein has protein sequence MRRRHLLQLGTAVAAGLTLTSCADTTDEPRDNGEVSDGETWRMPDEGEPHLRTWMAFGASDEIWGRRLNRKVQQNLGAIAQTIAQFEPVSMLVRPHELELARQLAGPDVELVPAPLNDLWIRDSGPVFVRNDTGKAAVDFNFNGWGNKQKHDADAKVAAEVAKRAGVRVLHTDLVLEGGGIEVDGEGTAIITESCVLNNNRNRGRSTKDVEAELARLLGLHKIIWLPGIAGMDITDGHTDFYARFAGPGVVVAGLDNDPDSFDYDVTRRHLDILEKATDAAGRPLRVEVLEAPEQGRDDFESEDFAAGYINFYVCNGGVIAPGFGDPDADAAARSTLEAVFPGRRVVQLDIDGIAAGGGGIHCATQQEPR, from the coding sequence ATGCGCCGACGACACCTGCTCCAACTCGGAACGGCAGTGGCAGCGGGCCTCACGCTGACTTCCTGCGCGGACACCACCGACGAGCCTCGAGATAATGGCGAGGTGAGCGACGGCGAGACCTGGCGCATGCCCGACGAGGGCGAACCACACCTACGAACCTGGATGGCCTTCGGCGCCAGTGACGAGATCTGGGGTCGGCGACTGAACCGCAAGGTCCAGCAGAATCTGGGTGCGATCGCCCAGACCATCGCACAGTTCGAACCGGTGTCGATGCTGGTGCGACCGCACGAGCTCGAACTGGCGCGCCAATTGGCCGGACCCGATGTGGAATTGGTTCCCGCACCGCTGAATGACCTGTGGATCCGTGACAGCGGGCCGGTATTCGTCCGCAACGACACCGGCAAGGCAGCCGTCGATTTCAACTTCAACGGATGGGGCAACAAACAGAAGCACGACGCCGACGCCAAGGTCGCCGCCGAGGTCGCCAAGCGCGCTGGAGTTCGGGTGCTTCACACCGATCTCGTGCTCGAGGGCGGCGGTATCGAGGTTGATGGGGAGGGTACCGCGATCATCACCGAGAGTTGCGTCCTCAACAACAACCGCAACCGGGGACGCTCAACAAAGGATGTCGAGGCAGAGCTGGCGCGCCTACTTGGCCTGCACAAGATCATTTGGCTACCGGGCATCGCGGGCATGGACATCACCGATGGTCACACCGATTTCTACGCCCGATTCGCCGGGCCGGGCGTCGTCGTCGCCGGGCTGGATAACGACCCTGACTCGTTCGACTACGACGTGACACGCCGGCATCTCGACATCCTCGAAAAGGCGACGGATGCGGCCGGGCGCCCACTGCGCGTGGAAGTACTCGAGGCACCCGAGCAGGGGCGCGATGACTTCGAATCAGAGGATTTCGCAGCGGGTTACATCAACTTCTATGTGTGCAACGGCGGCGTCATCGCACCCGGATTCGGAGACCCGGACGCCGACGCGGCGGCCAGATCCACTCTGGAAGCCGTCTTTCCCGGGCGCAGGGTGGTTCAGCTTGACATCGACGGTATCGCCGCGGGCGGTGGCGGCATTCACTGCGCCACCCAGCAGGAACCGCGATAG
- a CDS encoding acyl-CoA dehydrogenase family protein: MRFDLDTQQRDFAASIDAALSAADVPGAARAWATGNHEPGLAVWSTLADLGVTALAVSEKYDGIGAHPVDLVVALEGLGKWAVPGPVVESLVVAPVLLAEDERSAQLASGELIATVAAAPIAPRALDADVAGLVLIADDIGFREGQAGAQHESIDATRRVFDVAPTDGGVSMDTSRAIDFGVLAISAQLVGAGQALLDRAVEYAKQRSQFGRPIGSYQAVKHKLADVHIALELARPLVYGAALSLADESATAARDVSAAKVAAGKAAYLAARSSLQTHGAIGFTAEYDLSLWILKVRALTSAWGTPEWHRARVLEAL, translated from the coding sequence GTGAGGTTCGATCTGGATACTCAGCAGCGGGATTTCGCGGCCAGCATCGATGCCGCTCTGTCGGCGGCCGACGTTCCCGGCGCAGCGCGCGCGTGGGCCACGGGCAATCACGAACCCGGGTTGGCCGTGTGGTCAACGCTGGCCGACCTCGGTGTCACGGCCCTCGCGGTGTCCGAGAAATACGACGGCATCGGGGCACACCCCGTCGATCTGGTTGTCGCCCTTGAGGGCTTGGGCAAGTGGGCGGTACCCGGACCCGTTGTCGAATCACTCGTGGTGGCGCCGGTCTTGTTGGCTGAGGACGAGCGGTCCGCACAACTTGCCTCTGGAGAACTCATCGCCACGGTCGCCGCAGCACCCATCGCTCCGCGCGCGCTCGATGCGGATGTCGCCGGTCTGGTGCTCATCGCCGATGACATCGGATTCCGTGAGGGGCAAGCCGGCGCACAGCATGAGTCGATCGATGCCACCCGTCGGGTATTCGACGTGGCGCCGACTGACGGTGGTGTCTCCATGGACACCAGCCGTGCCATCGACTTTGGCGTGCTTGCCATTTCAGCACAGCTGGTCGGCGCCGGACAGGCCCTGCTGGACCGTGCCGTGGAGTACGCCAAGCAGCGTTCCCAGTTCGGCCGGCCGATCGGCTCTTACCAAGCCGTGAAGCACAAACTGGCCGATGTACACATCGCGCTGGAGCTGGCGCGCCCGTTGGTGTACGGCGCCGCACTGTCCCTCGCCGACGAATCCGCCACCGCTGCTCGCGATGTGAGCGCCGCGAAGGTCGCCGCCGGCAAGGCCGCCTACCTTGCCGCGCGCTCTTCCCTGCAGACCCATGGCGCCATCGGCTTCACCGCCGAATACGACCTGTCGCTGTGGATCCTCAAGGTGCGGGCGCTGACGTCGGCGTGGGGCACACCGGAATGGCATCGCGCGCGCGTACTGGAGGCACTGTGA
- a CDS encoding zinc ribbon domain-containing protein has product MALYEYRCTSCGSTSRNFPLATAPDIVPCPGCPESARRVFGIAGMSRGASSRMRLLDDTQRSASEPSVVSALPTARRSIRVTSNPLHRKLPRP; this is encoded by the coding sequence ATGGCGTTGTACGAGTATCGCTGCACGAGCTGTGGCAGTACGTCGCGCAATTTTCCGTTGGCGACCGCGCCCGATATCGTGCCCTGCCCCGGCTGCCCTGAGTCGGCACGCCGGGTTTTCGGCATCGCCGGGATGAGCCGGGGCGCCTCGTCTCGCATGCGTCTGCTCGACGACACCCAGCGCAGTGCCAGTGAGCCGTCCGTGGTGTCTGCGCTGCCCACCGCGCGCCGGTCGATTCGCGTGACATCAAATCCGTTGCATCGCAAGTTGCCTCGCCCCTGA
- the fmdA gene encoding formamidase yields MPEVLFPLDSSKKFTEQQIVGHNRWHPDIPPAVVVKPGTSFRVHCREWFDGAIHNDDSADDIRDAPLTTVHALSGPFSVEGAQPGDLLIVDILDVGPIPQEDSGPLAGQGWGYTGIFPTTNGGGFLTEQFPDAYKAIWDFSGQTATSRHIPGVSFTGIVHPGLMGTAPSAELLARWNAREGALIATDPYRVPALALPPEPRDAVLGGLTGDTFDRAAAEAARTAPPRENGGNQDIKNLTKGSRVFYPVFVPGGKLSVGDLHFSQGDGEITFCGAIEMGGFIDLHVDVLKGGMDTYGVSENAIFMPGNTDPQYSQWLAFSGTSVTLDDEQRYLDSHLAYQRACLHAIDYLTKFGYSPEQAYLLLGAAPIEGRLSGVVDIPNSCATVYIPTAIFDFPVTPSASGPVQIDPGPGTPRSVVG; encoded by the coding sequence ATGCCCGAAGTGTTGTTCCCGTTGGATTCGAGCAAGAAGTTCACCGAACAACAGATCGTCGGGCATAACCGGTGGCACCCCGATATTCCGCCGGCCGTCGTCGTCAAACCCGGTACTTCATTCCGGGTGCATTGCCGCGAATGGTTCGACGGTGCGATCCACAACGACGACTCCGCCGACGACATCCGTGACGCGCCACTGACCACTGTGCACGCACTGTCGGGGCCGTTCTCGGTAGAGGGTGCGCAGCCGGGGGACCTGCTGATCGTCGACATTCTCGATGTGGGCCCGATTCCTCAGGAAGACTCCGGGCCACTGGCCGGGCAGGGGTGGGGTTACACCGGCATCTTTCCGACGACCAACGGTGGTGGATTCCTCACCGAGCAGTTTCCCGATGCGTACAAGGCGATTTGGGATTTCTCGGGTCAAACCGCAACCTCGCGACACATTCCTGGTGTCAGCTTCACCGGGATTGTGCACCCCGGGTTGATGGGGACGGCGCCGTCGGCGGAATTGCTGGCGCGTTGGAATGCTCGCGAGGGCGCGTTGATCGCTACTGACCCCTATCGTGTTCCCGCATTGGCTCTTCCGCCGGAACCCCGGGATGCGGTACTTGGTGGGCTTACCGGCGACACCTTTGATAGGGCGGCGGCGGAGGCGGCCAGGACCGCGCCGCCCCGGGAGAACGGCGGCAATCAGGACATCAAGAATCTGACCAAGGGCAGCCGGGTGTTCTATCCCGTGTTCGTGCCGGGCGGCAAGCTGTCGGTGGGCGACCTGCATTTCTCGCAGGGAGACGGCGAGATCACGTTCTGTGGAGCCATTGAGATGGGTGGCTTCATCGATCTGCATGTCGATGTGCTCAAGGGCGGGATGGACACCTACGGGGTGTCGGAGAACGCGATCTTCATGCCCGGTAACACCGACCCGCAGTACTCGCAATGGCTGGCCTTCTCGGGGACCTCGGTCACTCTCGACGACGAACAGCGCTATCTGGATTCGCATTTGGCGTATCAGCGGGCCTGCCTGCACGCCATCGATTACCTGACCAAGTTCGGCTACAGCCCGGAGCAGGCCTATCTTTTGCTGGGCGCAGCGCCCATTGAGGGCCGACTGTCCGGTGTCGTCGATATCCCGAATTCCTGTGCCACTGTTTATATTCCGACTGCAATCTTCGATTTTCCGGTGACGCCGTCCGCATCGGGTCCGGTGCAGATCGATCCCGGGCCCGGCACACCGCGTTCGGTGGTGGGCTGA
- the hsaB gene encoding 3-hydroxy-9,10-secoandrosta-1,3,5(10)-triene-9,17-dione monooxygenase reductase subunit, which yields MTAIDPRAFRNVLGQFCTGVTIITTTHDREPVGFACQSFAALSLEPPLVLFCPTKQSRSWAAIEASGKFCVNVLAEDQREVSARFGSREPDKFAGIDWHPSGLGSPIIDGALAHIDCEVATVHDGGDHWVVFGSVNELSEIPENPTATRPLLFYRGQYTGIEPDKTTPADWRNDLEAFLTATTEDTWL from the coding sequence GTGACCGCTATTGACCCGCGGGCGTTCCGGAATGTGCTGGGGCAGTTCTGCACCGGCGTCACCATCATCACCACGACGCACGATCGTGAGCCGGTGGGGTTTGCTTGCCAGTCGTTCGCGGCGCTCTCGCTGGAGCCGCCACTGGTGCTGTTCTGCCCGACAAAGCAGTCGCGGTCCTGGGCCGCCATCGAGGCATCCGGCAAGTTCTGCGTAAACGTGCTGGCCGAGGATCAGCGTGAGGTCTCGGCGCGGTTCGGCTCACGAGAGCCGGACAAGTTCGCTGGAATAGATTGGCATCCATCGGGTCTCGGGTCACCGATCATCGACGGGGCGCTGGCGCACATCGACTGCGAGGTGGCCACCGTCCACGATGGCGGAGACCATTGGGTGGTGTTCGGGTCGGTCAACGAATTGAGTGAGATCCCCGAGAACCCGACGGCCACCAGGCCGCTGCTGTTTTACCGAGGGCAGTACACCGGCATCGAACCCGACAAGACCACGCCCGCCGATTGGCGCAATGACCTGGAGGCGTTCCTCACCGCCACCACCGAGGACACCTGGTTGTAA
- the arr gene encoding NAD(+)--rifampin ADP-ribosyltransferase → MTMPNFFEAHASGAYFHGTKADLEIGDLLTPGHLSNYEEGRIMNHVYVTRTLVGAGLAAIMAKGEGRGHVYIVEPEGTLEDDPNVTDKKFPGNPTHSYRTREPVRIVGEVEDWEGPPPEFMENFRAGLANLQRTGNAVIYD, encoded by the coding sequence ATGACGATGCCGAACTTTTTCGAGGCGCACGCGTCGGGCGCGTATTTCCATGGCACCAAGGCCGACCTCGAGATAGGCGATCTGTTGACCCCCGGGCATCTGTCGAACTACGAGGAGGGGCGCATCATGAACCACGTCTACGTGACGAGGACATTGGTTGGCGCGGGGCTGGCGGCCATCATGGCCAAAGGGGAGGGCAGGGGCCATGTCTACATCGTGGAACCGGAGGGCACTCTGGAAGATGATCCGAACGTGACGGACAAGAAGTTCCCCGGGAATCCAACCCACTCGTACCGCACCCGGGAACCCGTGCGCATCGTTGGTGAGGTCGAGGACTGGGAAGGGCCCCCGCCCGAGTTCATGGAAAACTTCCGGGCGGGGCTGGCCAACCTTCAGCGCACGGGAAACGCCGTCATCTATGACTGA
- a CDS encoding DoxX family protein, with protein sequence MQTKASPWPAYRLAAVLLGVGVVHFVAPKPFDDIVPDQLPGEARFYTYASGVAELGTGALLLAPKTRRLGGTLAALLFIAVFPANINMARQWWDKPLPLKLGAIARLPLQIPMITEALKVRRTA encoded by the coding sequence ATGCAGACCAAAGCCAGCCCCTGGCCCGCCTACCGGCTCGCCGCCGTGCTCCTCGGCGTCGGCGTCGTACATTTCGTCGCGCCCAAACCCTTCGACGACATCGTCCCGGACCAACTGCCTGGTGAAGCCCGGTTCTACACGTATGCCTCGGGTGTTGCCGAGCTCGGAACCGGTGCGCTGCTGCTGGCCCCGAAAACACGCAGGCTCGGCGGTACTCTCGCGGCGCTCCTGTTCATCGCCGTCTTCCCCGCGAACATCAACATGGCGCGGCAGTGGTGGGACAAGCCGCTACCACTGAAGCTCGGCGCCATCGCACGGTTACCGTTGCAGATCCCGATGATCACCGAGGCACTCAAGGTGCGACGTACGGCGTAG
- a CDS encoding acyl-CoA dehydrogenase family protein yields the protein MDLLLDDETEAFRTEVREFLAANVPNPPLPSYDSPEGAVAHRQWERTLYDAGFSAVSWPREYGGRDVTLLQWVIFEEEYFKAGAPARISQNGMFLLGPTLFAHGSKDQLDRILPKMANGEEIWAQAWSEPESGSDLASLRSPARKVDGGWRLSGQKIWSSRAPFADRAFGLFRSDPAAQRHQGLTYFMFDLKAEGVTVRPIPQLDGDPGFAEIFLDDVFVPDEDVIGGVHDGWRVAMSTSSNERGMSLRSPGRFLATADRLVDLWKSFPDNGFASEHVADAWIAAQAYRLHTFGTVTRLAGGGELGAESSITKVFWSELDVALHETAFELRGADGELTGPWTDGYLFSLGGPIYAGTNEIQRNIIAERILGLPKESARTGGVK from the coding sequence ATGGACCTATTGCTCGACGACGAGACCGAGGCATTCCGGACGGAGGTGCGCGAGTTCCTCGCCGCCAACGTCCCGAACCCACCGCTGCCCTCCTACGATTCGCCGGAAGGGGCAGTGGCACACCGCCAATGGGAGCGCACCCTCTACGACGCGGGATTTTCCGCGGTGTCCTGGCCCCGGGAGTACGGCGGCCGCGACGTCACCCTGCTGCAGTGGGTGATCTTCGAAGAGGAGTACTTCAAGGCGGGAGCCCCGGCACGCATCAGCCAGAACGGCATGTTCCTGCTGGGCCCGACGTTGTTCGCGCACGGCAGCAAGGACCAACTGGATCGCATCCTGCCCAAAATGGCCAACGGCGAGGAGATATGGGCGCAGGCATGGTCTGAGCCGGAATCCGGTAGCGACCTGGCCTCGCTGCGCTCCCCTGCCCGCAAGGTCGACGGAGGCTGGCGCCTATCCGGACAGAAGATCTGGAGCTCGCGAGCACCCTTCGCGGACAGGGCATTCGGACTGTTCCGCTCCGACCCGGCGGCCCAGCGCCACCAGGGATTGACCTATTTCATGTTCGACCTCAAGGCCGAGGGCGTCACGGTGCGCCCGATTCCGCAGCTCGACGGCGACCCCGGCTTCGCCGAGATCTTCCTGGATGACGTATTTGTGCCCGACGAGGACGTCATCGGCGGAGTGCACGACGGCTGGCGCGTGGCCATGAGCACCTCGAGCAATGAGCGTGGCATGTCGCTGCGCAGCCCCGGCCGTTTTCTGGCCACCGCCGATCGGCTGGTGGACTTGTGGAAATCGTTTCCGGACAATGGGTTCGCTTCCGAACACGTGGCGGATGCCTGGATCGCGGCACAGGCCTACCGGCTGCATACCTTCGGCACCGTGACCCGGCTGGCGGGTGGCGGCGAGCTGGGTGCCGAGTCCTCGATCACCAAGGTGTTCTGGTCCGAATTGGATGTCGCCCTGCACGAGACGGCCTTCGAGCTACGCGGCGCAGACGGCGAGCTGACCGGACCGTGGACCGACGGGTACCTGTTCTCCCTCGGCGGCCCGATCTACGCGGGTACCAATGAGATTCAGCGCAACATCATCGCCGAACGCATCCTTGGCCTGCCCAAGGAAAGTGCTCGCACGGGAGGTGTCAAGTGA
- the ipdE2 gene encoding acyl-CoA dehydrogenase IpdE2, whose product MSTSSNAERQMLRDTVRSLVTKRADSAAVRKAMESERGYDENLWTVLCEQVGAAALLVPEELGGAGGELADAAVVVEELGRGLVPSPLIGTLWAELALLETGYRGELLESMAAGESIGAVAFDPGYVVNGAIADVVLTLDGDEVHRAENLTATALSTMDPTRRLAAVAVSGSEPIGTAPGLIDKAGLLLAAEQVGAAARALELTVEYTKTRVQFGRAIGSFQALKHRMADLYVLVESARSIVYQSIQDLTAEAATVARIKASEALSAVAADSIQLHGGIAITWEHDAHLYFKRAHGSALLLGTPRQLLPSLESAAGL is encoded by the coding sequence GTGAGCACTTCCTCAAACGCAGAACGGCAGATGCTGCGTGACACCGTCCGTTCCTTGGTGACCAAACGGGCCGACTCCGCAGCGGTGCGCAAGGCGATGGAATCCGAGCGAGGCTACGACGAGAACCTCTGGACCGTGCTGTGTGAACAGGTCGGAGCAGCGGCGTTGCTGGTTCCGGAGGAATTGGGGGGTGCCGGGGGCGAGCTCGCGGACGCGGCCGTCGTGGTGGAAGAGCTCGGCCGTGGGCTGGTGCCCAGCCCACTGATAGGCACCCTGTGGGCGGAGCTGGCACTCCTCGAGACCGGCTACCGGGGTGAACTACTGGAGTCGATGGCGGCCGGTGAATCGATCGGCGCGGTGGCCTTCGACCCGGGATATGTCGTCAACGGTGCTATCGCCGATGTGGTGCTCACCCTGGACGGCGACGAAGTGCACCGGGCGGAGAACCTCACCGCCACCGCGCTGTCCACGATGGACCCCACCCGCCGACTCGCCGCAGTAGCGGTCAGCGGAAGCGAACCGATCGGCACAGCCCCAGGACTGATCGACAAGGCCGGGCTACTGCTGGCCGCCGAGCAGGTGGGCGCAGCGGCACGCGCCCTGGAACTCACTGTCGAATACACCAAGACCCGGGTGCAGTTCGGCCGTGCGATCGGCAGCTTCCAGGCCCTCAAGCACCGGATGGCCGACCTGTATGTGCTGGTGGAGTCCGCGCGCTCCATCGTGTACCAGTCCATTCAAGACCTCACCGCCGAGGCTGCGACCGTGGCGAGAATCAAAGCCAGCGAGGCACTCTCGGCAGTCGCCGCGGACTCGATCCAGTTGCACGGCGGTATCGCCATCACCTGGGAGCACGACGCCCACCTGTATTTCAAGCGCGCACACGGCAGCGCGCTGCTGCTGGGAACACCACGTCAGCTACTCCCAAGCCTGGAGAGCGCCGCGGGACTGTAG